The genomic segment TTTTGATGATGCTGTATCTATTGAACAGCTGGATGAAAATACAGTCCGGTTGGGAGTACATATCGCTGATGTAACCCATTATGTTAAAGAGGGTTCGGCCCTGGATCAGGAAGCGTTAAAACGGGGAACCAGTATCTATCTGGTGGATAGGGTAATTCCCATGCTCCCTAAACGGCTCTCCAATGGAATTTGTTCATTGAATCCTTATGAAGATCGATTGACCATGACCTGTATGATGGATATTGACCTTAGGGATGGACGGGTTATAAAATATGATATTTTTGAAAGTGTGATTAGAAGTAGTGAAAGGTTGACCTATAATCAAGTCAATAAAATGTTAGTTGATAATGATCAAGAACTGAGGGAACGGTATAGCCGATTAGTACCCTATCTGGAATTGATGGAAAAACTCTGTCTGGTATTACGCAAAAGGCGGATGGAGCGGGGAAGTATTGATTTTAATTTTCCAGAAACCAAAGTGAAGTTAGACGAAAACGGCAAACCTATTGATATTATAAAAGTAGAGCGAGATATTGCTGAAAAGATTATTGAAGAGTTTATGATTAAAGCCAATGAAGTAGTAGCCGAAGATATGTATTGGCGGCAGGTTCCATTTATTTATCGTGTCCATGAGGAACCGGATCAGCAAAAATTAGCTGATTTTAACGAGTTTATTCATAATTTTGGTTACCATATTAAAGGAATTCAAAATGAAGTACACCCACGTCAACTCCAGGAGATTCTAAAAAAAGTTGAAGGAACTGTAGAAGAGCATATGATCAATACAGTACTTTTGCGGTCAATGAAGCAAGCCAAATATACCACAGTTCCTATTGGCCATTTTGGATTGGCTACCGAATATTATACCCATTTTACTTCACCTATCCGGCGTTATCCTGACCTGCAAATTCACAGGATTATTAAAGAGGTTTTAAAGAAGGGTTCACTTACAAATAAACGGATTCAGGAATTAGAGGAGTTATTACCTGAGGTTGCTGAACATTCATCCCTTCAAGAGCGAAAAGCTATGGATGCTGAACGGGATAGTATTGATCTAAAGAAAGTTGAATATATGTTGGATAAAATTGGTCACCAATTTGAAGGGATAATCAATGGTGTTG from the Anoxybacter fermentans genome contains:
- the rnr gene encoding ribonuclease R, with amino-acid sequence MSARQTILDFMREKAYKPMSAEELLKVFEIPKKESKAFLKLLKQMEKDGEIVKTRANLYGVPERMNLVVGRLYGHPRGYGFVIPDDPDMEDLFIGPEDLNGAMHNDRVIARINKQTRGKRKEGEIIRILNRANRRIVGNFEKSRHFGFVVPDDKRITNDVFVPKEEFNGAKEGQKVVVEITRWPEKRRNPEGRIVEILGYVGDPGVDIAGIIHQLDLPLDFPKDVLKEANAISEEIPESEIKRRQDLRNLITFTIDGEDAKDFDDAVSIEQLDENTVRLGVHIADVTHYVKEGSALDQEALKRGTSIYLVDRVIPMLPKRLSNGICSLNPYEDRLTMTCMMDIDLRDGRVIKYDIFESVIRSSERLTYNQVNKMLVDNDQELRERYSRLVPYLELMEKLCLVLRKRRMERGSIDFNFPETKVKLDENGKPIDIIKVERDIAEKIIEEFMIKANEVVAEDMYWRQVPFIYRVHEEPDQQKLADFNEFIHNFGYHIKGIQNEVHPRQLQEILKKVEGTVEEHMINTVLLRSMKQAKYTTVPIGHFGLATEYYTHFTSPIRRYPDLQIHRIIKEVLKKGSLTNKRIQELEELLPEVAEHSSLQERKAMDAERDSIDLKKVEYMLDKIGHQFEGIINGVASFGFFVELENSVEGMVRVSRMTDDYYHYHEDQYALIGERTGKVYRLGDRVKVEVYRVNLEEREIDLILV